ACAACACCTTTTCGCCTTTGTTTAGCCTGCGCATCTGAGCAGTCGAGCATGCTCTTCATGTACTTCGAACCACTGGGAGCCTGCTCGTAGGCTATTCTTCGTAgaataaaactgtcaacaaccGTTTATCGATTGTTGCAAAAAATGATATCAACGCATGTCATgccaaaaatgtgaaacaatccGATTTTGTGTAACTGTCACAGAGGACTCAAAATGGGTCAAAAAACCCGAATCATTGTTCgcttttatactagagacgcactATCCGTCTAAACAAACTTGGGCAAGACCTCCTCAGTTTGTAGAACGTGTGAACGCTTTTAAAGTTTACTGAaagtatattttaaaaaataacctTCTTTAAGATTTGATTTAACAACACaacgtttaacattcaggattTGACGGTGCAAGTCCGTGGTTTTAATTACTGTTTATTTCCCAGGGCTTCGGCCGTTGTTGTTTTCCAGTTTCCCTACTGTGTACtcattaaaatttattttgttgctctTTTATTAAAATGCACTTTTTTCACTTTCCTCGAGATAAGCCAAGATTACAGGAAATTATACTCCATCTGTTTTGGTTTAGGCGATCTACCGTGAAGGGAAGGACGACGTCGTATGGTCTTTTCGGCACCTCAAGAAAAGCTAAAAAGGTAACTTGAGAGAAAACTGagcaaaaaagcttttttttaagaaaatcaCAGTAACGGATTAACTCAGTTTTTTCTTCAAAAGGAAGCAATTCGTAAATAAACAGACGAGACATCTAAATGGGAGAAAAGCCAGCTGAATATTTTTATATCCATAGTTCTTATTTGATCGTTTCTCTATTTGTAAGTCTCTGTGAAGATTTATATCTTCCGTGACGCATCTACGTATCATATAAATGTGATATGTACaaatttgtttcttgtttggcaAACTGATCGGTTAGCGATATGACCTGACGCCGCCGCACAATTACACATCCGTTCAGTCGTCATATAATGCTGTTCTTGAACTTTGCATTTAGGACCATAGTTTGTCATTCCAATGTTTCAACAATAGCTTCCTTCTGATGATTTTTCCCAACAGAATAACATCGTCGACAATAAAAACAAGTGACATTTGGCCATACATAGAAGATGAACGACGTAGCATTGTCGAAAATGTCACAAGACAGTCTTTCCCAAAGGACATCCCGGCTCAAGAACGAGTATAAGAGCTCATCAGAAAGGTGGCATGAGTTCGCAAATGACACAAGCCTACATGGAATCCGTTATGTCTTCATGAAAAGGCGCCATTTTGTCATTCGTCTTATTTGGCTTGTAATATTGCTTTCCTCTGCAGGCTACTACATAGTAACAGTCTACAGAGCTTTCAACAAATTTTACTCTCGTCCAATCAACACAATTATTAGCACAAAGCATCTCACAAAAATGGAATTTCCAGCTGTGACCATCTGTCCTCTCAATTATTTTGCCAAATCCAAACTGTTTGTGAAAGATGACGatccaatttttgcaaaaaatggttTGAACATTAGCGCATGCGCTGTAACGTCACCGGTGCGAGGGAATCGTTCTTGTGGGTTATCACTCATTTGCTGCTGTACTCCGACTGATGCTTTTGATGTGTATAATTCCACACCAAATTGCACAATTCAATACAGGCAAAGTCTTTTAGATATTCTCAAGCGATTTTCGCATCGTCTGGATTTGGAAGACTTTTATCGATACTATAGTCAAGACATGAATTCCCTTGTTGGACCGTTGTGTGCTTTTGGGTGGGAAGGGTCACCGTGTTTTGCAACGAACTTTACTTCTTTTGTAACCCAATGGGGAATGTGTTACACGTTTAATTCGGGGTCTAATGGCGAGATTAGAACAGTCTATTCTGGTGGGGTGTCAACCGGACTTAGTGTAGTTCTTAATGTCCAGACACATGAACACACAATGGGAAAATATTCAGAAGGATTTAAGGTTCTCATTCATGGGCGAGGGGAATTTGTAGATGAATGGGAAGGAATCAACGTTGGACCTGGACAGCACGTGGTTATTGCAGTCTCACAGAAAAGGGTAGGCATTCAGTGTCTATTTTCAGGTAGTTGTTCTTCTTCCGTCatgaaagtgcagcaaatttgTGAGCGCGTCCACCGCGATTTTCAGTGAAATTTGGAAATCTgagtaattttcaagtttttttcaagtCATGGCCGCGACAAACGCTTTCAAGCACGAAGTGAGGAAGAAATACAGCAACTGAATGATacgaaacaaaagttgaaagtaaTCATTGAAGGCAATTGTTACTCATTTGTATTTGAGATATTTGACTTATAACTAGACTAAAATCTAAGGATTATACTCGTATTTAGTTTGGTCATATTCAGTTGTGGGGTATAACAAAACacaacagtgagttttgtttcccttcgaccctcaatagaccaattcggttaactcaatgttttattcaattcaaatcctttgggaataaaacgttttcttccaagtatTTCCACGTCATTTACGGTAAATTGTACaatatcatgcaaatgcaacacaCAAAGAACCTGAACCCCAAGagatctgaattgggtacaacattgaattagcCGAATTGTTctattgagggtctcggggaaacaaaactgactgtttcccttgggaccatttagtcattaagtgcttattaatCAAGGTGTTATCCAGTTCCTCCCATTGAAAGTTACTACAGAAATGTTCAACTCGCGTAACATTGGTTTTAGTGCAGCAGTGATACCTACCAGGAATATATGAACACATCCATTGATCAACGTTACACCATAACGAATAAGCTTGATTTTAGTGGCATATAAATGATGTGGAGTTCGGGAAAAACAGTATCGAAATTTATATTTCGTGTTTACTCACGATTGGTTTGGCATGGTCCctgtgacgtcatttgaaacccAAAGAAAATACTAGATCAGGGACACGAAACGCCGTCCAGGTAGCATATACTCAATCTGTTCACCAGAAGCATTCACTGGTAAAATTAAATGATTAACGTGGGTTTGGTCCATGTATTCCGGTTTCCGGAGTGGGATCTACTATACGACAACAAGAAAATACAGGTTCCCCTCTGCTTACCCAAGCCAAGTCCTGTTAAGGGGGTGGGGGATTAAAGCCTGTTTACCTCCCTTAATGAAAATCAGCATGCACCTTATTCCGCCTGTAAGGAACTTATGGCATCCGGAGAATACACTGAGGTGTAAATTCCCGTCACTTgataaggacggtgcctactaattcaaaggtgtttttgcgCGGCTCGCTGAATATGCGTTAAAAtaaaagtagatcttaacaagtgttatagaaatccaaaaagaaaattggaggtaaccacgcatttttcaaacattattaatcaacaatatctgtaaaaagctttaaagtacaaagcaatgtatggcgttcttttccaaattgaagcttggttttctctgaaaaatgcgtggttaccccaaattttttttttggataccgagatcacttgctaagttctgcttcctctgcatagttttgaaccgcgcagaaatgtcctgtattagtaagcaccaaccataggaaatctgagtatcttgagatgtgcaagatgtatgcgcaataacaatagtaggcatcgtccttaaatGAAATATGTTTCTTCTCCAGACCTTTCTATATTTCGAGCAAAAGTTTCCCTCGGGGTCAAGTAGTTTATCTTATGTCGGTAGACTGCATGAATGCTCTAGGCATCGACCTTATTAATCATGAAAAGATCAGAGGTGTATCTGTCAATAAACCTCTGCTAGCTGAGCGTGATTTCATTGACAATATATTGTAATTTAAGTGTTTTGAACATCACtggtttttcttcattttaaatGACGTGATAAGGCAAAATATACCTGTGTGAAATCTACTTTGCACTCCTCTCTAGCAGAATGACCAAGTGATCGACGGTAACATAAGAAACCTGGAGAAGGTTCATTTTATGGGAGAGGAGAGTGTCTGCAGCACCTTCGTGTTGtttgttggaaaaaaaaccGTTTAGCAAGATTCAAGGAGGCTAAGAGATGAAAAGCTTTGGGCGTGCAGTTCGCAATAGTTGAATATTGATCAGTAATTTGATTCTTGGGTACCAGTAACCGAACCTAATGATTGAAAATTTCTATCTGTCCTTTGTAGTATAAAAACCTCCAAAAGCCTTACGCTACAAACTGTACGGAAAAGAAATTGCGAACGTTCTCTACTTACACCACAGAGGGATGCCTTTATGAGTGTGTGGCTGAAAAGGCTATCGAACATTGTGGTTGCCGCCCTGTTGGATACAGAGGTAGGGTTGTACATGACATGACGAGATGAGTGGGTCGGAAGAAATGATACTAGGAATAAGCAggttgaggagaggggaaattAACAGCCTTCATTTTTAATCCTCCTCAGCTTCTGCTGCCTTCGTTATTCTTTTTCTAGGGCTGATTTAGCCTTCAAATAAAGTACAAACGAGGACCGTCAGCGTCAGGAAATAAAAAGCCTCAAACTTTCACTTGAAAGAAATCGTATGTGACGCAGTTTTTGGTGCTGTTGTCCGAGGTTTTGTTCTTATTGGTTATCACATATGgaacaaaattactgaatgctgattggccgAGACGGAGAGCATTTTTCCGTAATCACGAGGgtacttttggtaatcaagagggcgtgattacttgatcctgattctCTAACAGTTGCTTgtccagagcaagcgaagttacaagagaatcttcttccagatgaTTAAACTACTCTTTGgtccacatataaaatacatgttaagtgctgttctgttgacagcaacgatttcttgaattgaactttaaccgaatAGGAGCGTGTTtattgtcatttgtcgcggcaCTGGACGGGCTCGCCTCAATAATTTTggcctttatgtgataaacagagattacttcatggaaagcgcgcgcgtacgggattttcacacgagttggtgaagtatctgaaatcgaacgagtgagcgcagcgaacgagtgagatttctgatacttcaccaacgagtgtgaaaatcccgtacaaagcgctttccatgctgtaatttgtttattttatacatactgagattttttttatttatccagctttaattggttctctaaaataattacaaaactccagtattaaattgttttcgaaaaattactaaaatcgacatgtgaaaatattaccaatcaaaaatcataactggtgcaaaggatagcaaacatttcatttcttaattaaataaggaactgctcgtttgaaaataacgaaagaagcaaatccaaaattggtaagccaataaagtttagttgagaaactcagtcagcaaacttacatctcttcttgtctttgagagagtgttcttgtttttttggtcttcgataacttgtcaataggtttgtctggagacacaaatcttcttgattgttcagccatcctcaaaaatatctcatagctcttgataagtttgaattacaaacaactcgagtacaccgaaaatattatcttgtcaaagctgcccgacaaagctagccgcgatgaccgcgaaaaagcccgcgaaaacacgattcgcttaaaccgtggtttgtgattggacgaaacgatttttgcacgtgtgagaaactcgtttcgcctctctgattggtcgaagtaaaatccgaaatgctttttcacacagcaaaatttgatgcgaaaatctcagtatgtataaaataaacacatAATCGCAATGCACCTCGTGCAATGTAAGGATTAACTTCACTTGTAAAtgtcaaagttttccaaattgccctcgtcgcttcgcgactcgagAAATGTTGTGAAACTTTGGAAATATGCGTGAAATGAATCCTTGAGTTAATTGCCTTAGGGaccatgcgattacatatagtaatcacatgatttttctggtgcaatttggaataaatatttttcaaagacaaacaaaatggcaCGATCTCGTAGgacactgaccaatcagaatgcttggtttctTACCTCGTCTTGCACTGAATTACCTATTTTCTGCAATGTGTTTCCTGGAAACTGAacttctcttagccaatcagagaagcgatattttttttattaaacaaGAGAGTGTTCAGATGGCTGATTTGTGATGTAGCGTCAGACgaaaatttcaatgtttttattcTACTTATGCAAAATCTGACCGACATGGTCATTCATAAATGTAGGTAACGATCGTGTGCTCTTTGCAGGCGAAAACGTGACATTTGACTGTTTTATTAATGTTTCTCTCCAGAATATCTTCCTGTTCCAACTTGTTCGtcaaaagcagatcttaactgCTCTTACTTAGGTGGGTATCATTTTAGAATTTCGTTTCCGCCTTTCTTTCTCGATTTGTTTATATTTACAAAAAGGTAGCTTGTTTAGAGTTGGTCATGAAACTACCAAGAAACTGCTCTTAGGCCCAGGCTTTATATTCTCTTTTTGATCTATTTTCTGATTCATATTGAAACCAAGCCGAACAGGTAGTTTCGAATGTTGAGAATGAACGCCTAAAACAATTCTGAATTGAGCAGTCCTTTCTCTGTATCAAAGACGAcgattcttgtttttttttttttgtgtgtgtgtgtgtgtgtgtgtgtgtagaATTAACTCGGAATAGCCGTACGTGATCTTTCCCACGGGCGTGTTTAAATCACGAAATGACGAAATGAAGAAATGGCGAAATGACTTTTCTAGACAGAAAAAAGTATTTCAATTGAGTTTTATGCAATTGGTTCCTGGTTTCTTGTGGGTTTCGAAGGATCATAGTTCTCCAAGGATGACATATTCCAACTGTTGCTCTCTTGAAAAcagcaagattttttttccTCGTCTTATAATCTCTACTGGGTGATCTGATAAAACGTCCCTGTCAAGAGAAATGCTGTCATCTAATTCTTTGTGGGCAGGGCTTCCACAGGCAACCCCTTCCTTTAAGTTACTTGTAGAACTGATAGCGTCTTTCTTTGACTGGTGACTTTTTATCTTGTCATCCTGACTTACGTAAATGTTGCAGCACCGCTTTTTGATCGGTCAGTATTTTCCCAAGAAAAAATCTCGCTCTATCACAattctcccctcggctcgctTGTGTGACCAAAGCAGGCGGTTCGactgactcagaagggactgctagcagtctaacGAAAGAGCTCTTTTAGGCATGTTTAATGAGCTTGCGCATATCATGCAAATGATTGTGTTACAACCTAACCGAACGTAGGAATCAGGGAGtagtttaaggtgattccctagaaatagaacTAGTCATAGATTTCCAATGAAACTTCGCAAACTGCTGTAACATGTCAgggagatgataaaaatgtaataaaaaagggggtcactatgctcgtttccatggtacgaCGCTGACGAATACTTTGACAATTGCCGCGGAcccccaatgttggacaaaGGTAATCAACGATTAACGCAGAGCGTTGTGTCATTCTATAGTTAATTCAAGTACGTACCTGAAAACTTTTTTGGAATGCCTTTGTGAGAACTTAacactccaaaatagatttaactttaTCATGGGCTGTTCGACTCGTAATGGCACCTTCCGTACAATCAGTTCTATGACcttttatgaaattgccaaaaaacaggacataattttttgctgattttccACTACTCCATGAAGACACTGTTCTCAGCAaatttatgaaataaaaaatgggggtcgccgtactcgttcaggagacaatagccattccttgacggattaagcttggcgtcagTCAATGAAAATCCACCCTTTTgtcgcaagaaattatgcgcagtagggttgcgcagtgcaaaaccagggaatcaccttaagctgCAAAAATTCCCGAATTATGGCCTAACTGTTTTCAGAAATTGCGTAAGAAATGTTCTAAAACTCTCTGGTTTCACCTTTAAAATTATCATAAAAATCCtataatgtgaaaaaaaaactgagtgaCATTTGTTGAAAATATATAGCTTTGATAGGCTTTAACCTACAACAGGAGTGGGGAAAAAGAATAGGAATATAATTAGGGTTGAGGTTATTTCGCCATTTGATGTTTAAACACGCCCATTTCCCATGGTCTGACACAAAAATTTGCAGACAAAAACGTCATTACAACTTCAAGAAAGAGGTTTCTTTCATACAAGACAATTCTTTCCTGaacttttttgctgttttccagtGGGCAAGGATATTGTCAAAGGTATCTCTCTGTTATAAGTTTGGGTCATCAAAAAACTGGCAATGCCATAACATTTTAATGTGTCGTTTTTCATCACTCAAGTTTCGTCGTCTTTAATTCTGCTCGTAAGGAATTATCCTCAGTGATATTCTTTGCCGTTTGAATTATTTCATTCTCTTATTTCATTCTCGTATCAAAATCATTGATATTCCTCCTCTGGTGGGGTCCTGTTTTTGAAACTTACTTCGTTAACAGTTGGTTTGTAATGGTTTCTACTATCTGTTTATTTCTATAGAGTCCTTGGATACGGTATCCTGCGAGTGTTTTGTTCCTTGTTATGAAACGAAATACACTGCTGAAGTGTCTTATTCAAAGTTCCCAGATATTGGTACTGCTGAAGACTATGTGTCGCAAGGTTACTACACTAATGTGGAATACCAAAGGTATTGTTATGAGCACCATTGATGTTTATCGTTCCATTCATAGAACCTATTTAAATTTACTTACTGATGCATTCATCTGCTTGTAtacttgttgttgttcttgtagtCGAGATATTCTCTTAAGTGATAAGATTTTGAAAGACGAAAGACACTTCAAATACATACATTTACACCACCCAGTCATGAGTTCAATTAACTGCAAAAACACGAAGCCATGTTTGTACGTTTGCGTTTGTACTTTTTTAAAGCATGTTTTTTCACCGTCAACATACTTTGTAACATTCTCATATATCAGATACTCT
Above is a window of Montipora capricornis isolate CH-2021 chromosome 6, ASM3666992v2, whole genome shotgun sequence DNA encoding:
- the LOC138051945 gene encoding acid-sensing ion channel 2-like → MNDVALSKMSQDSLSQRTSRLKNEYKSSSERWHEFANDTSLHGIRYVFMKRRHFVIRLIWLVILLSSAGYYIVTVYRAFNKFYSRPINTIISTKHLTKMEFPAVTICPLNYFAKSKLFVKDDDPIFAKNGLNISACAVTSPVRGNRSCGLSLICCCTPTDAFDVYNSTPNCTIQYRQSLLDILKRFSHRLDLEDFYRYYSQDMNSLVGPLCAFGWEGSPCFATNFTSFVTQWGMCYTFNSGSNGEIRTVYSGGVSTGLSVVLNVQTHEHTMGKYSEGFKVLIHGRGEFVDEWEGINVGPGQHVVIAVSQKRYKNLQKPYATNCTEKKLRTFSTYTTEGCLYECVAEKAIEHCGCRPVGYREYLPVPTCSSKADLNCSYLESLDTVSCECFVPCYETKYTAEVSYSKFPDIGTAEDYVSQGYYTNVEYQRNNLVLLQIGFKSLSYEMQEQQPAYDSNALFGEIGGNMGLFLGCSLLTIFEFIDFFIGLLATRRRQSIHPE